A single Streptococcus thermophilus DNA region contains:
- a CDS encoding glutamate-5-semialdehyde dehydrogenase, which translates to MTYVDTLGQQAKVASRQIAKLSTAAKNDLLNQVAKALVAESDYIITENAKDMANASENGISKIMQDRLLLTEDRIAGIAEGVRQVADLQDPIGQVVRGYTNLDGLKIVQKRVPMGVIAMIFESRPNVSIDAFSLAFKTNNAIILRGGRDAINSNKALVTVARKALKNAGITADAVQFVEDTSHEVAEELMVATKYVDLLIPRGGARLIQTVKEKAKVPVIETGVGNCHIYVDKYANLDMATQIVINAKTQRPSVCNAAESLVVHADIVEEFLPNLEKAISKIQSVEFRADERALKLMEKAVPASPEDFATEFLDYIMSVKVVDSLDEAINWINTYTTSHSEAIVTQDISRAEQFQDDVDAAAVYVNASTRFTDGFVFGLGAEIGISTQKMHARGPMGLEALTSTKFYINGQGQIRE; encoded by the coding sequence ATGACATACGTTGATACATTGGGCCAGCAGGCCAAAGTGGCGAGTCGTCAGATTGCTAAATTGTCAACAGCAGCTAAAAACGACCTTTTAAATCAGGTAGCTAAAGCTCTAGTAGCTGAGAGTGACTATATTATCACTGAAAATGCTAAGGATATGGCCAATGCCAGCGAAAATGGCATTTCAAAGATTATGCAAGACCGCTTGCTCTTAACGGAAGACCGTATCGCAGGGATTGCTGAAGGTGTTCGTCAAGTCGCAGATCTCCAAGATCCCATCGGCCAAGTAGTTCGTGGTTATACAAATCTAGATGGTCTTAAAATTGTTCAAAAGCGTGTTCCCATGGGTGTTATCGCTATGATTTTTGAGAGCCGTCCTAATGTTTCAATCGATGCTTTTAGCCTTGCCTTTAAGACTAATAATGCCATTATTCTTCGTGGAGGACGTGATGCTATCAATTCCAATAAGGCTTTGGTTACGGTAGCTCGTAAAGCTTTGAAAAATGCAGGAATTACAGCAGATGCCGTTCAGTTTGTTGAAGATACCTCTCATGAGGTAGCCGAGGAACTCATGGTGGCGACCAAATATGTTGACTTGCTCATCCCTCGTGGCGGAGCCCGTCTCATCCAAACTGTGAAAGAAAAAGCCAAGGTTCCAGTCATCGAAACGGGTGTTGGTAACTGTCATATTTATGTGGATAAATATGCTAACTTAGATATGGCGACACAGATTGTCATCAATGCCAAGACCCAACGACCAAGTGTGTGTAATGCTGCAGAATCTCTCGTTGTTCATGCTGATATTGTAGAAGAATTCTTGCCTAACTTGGAAAAAGCTATTTCAAAAATTCAGTCTGTTGAGTTCCGCGCGGATGAAAGGGCTTTGAAACTTATGGAAAAAGCTGTACCCGCTTCACCAGAGGATTTTGCGACAGAGTTTCTTGACTACATTATGTCTGTTAAAGTAGTAGACAGCCTTGATGAGGCGATTAATTGGATTAATACTTACACGACATCACATTCAGAAGCTATCGTGACTCAGGACATCAGTCGTGCTGAGCAATTCCAAGACGATGTTGACGCTGCAGCTGTCTATGTCAATGCCTCGACTCGTTTCACAGACGGTTTCGTCTTTGGACTGGGTGCTGAAATCGGAATCTCAACCCAAAAAATGCACGCCCGTGGACCAATGGGACTTGAGGCCCTAACTTCAACCAAGTTCTATATTAATGGTCAAGGTCAAATTAGAGAATAA
- the mraY gene encoding phospho-N-acetylmuramoyl-pentapeptide-transferase gives MTMSLIAGVAAFVLTVLAMPHFITYYKIKKIGGQQMHEDVKQHLAKAGTPTMGGTVFLVVAILISLIFNFHVFTEGHQAYGATAGILFVILIYGIIGFLDDFLKIFHQINEGLKPWQKMALQIVAGLLFYFIHVLPSGTNSLAIGGLTIQLGVFYVLFVLFWIVGFSNAVNLTDGIDGLASVSVVISLIAYGIIAFVKGELAILTIIITMIGALLGFFVFNHKPAKVFMGDVGSLSLGAMLAVISIALRVEWTLLLIGVVYVLETASVMLQVSYFKYTKRKYGEGRRIFRMTPFHHHLELGGISGKGEKWSEWKVDAFLWTIGALASSITLWMVLGNVMK, from the coding sequence ATGACTATGAGTCTGATAGCAGGCGTGGCCGCTTTTGTGTTGACGGTGCTCGCCATGCCCCATTTTATTACTTACTACAAAATCAAAAAAATCGGTGGCCAACAGATGCATGAAGATGTGAAGCAGCATCTGGCTAAGGCTGGTACACCAACTATGGGAGGGACAGTCTTTCTAGTGGTTGCCATCTTGATTAGTTTGATTTTCAACTTTCACGTCTTTACTGAGGGGCACCAAGCTTATGGTGCTACAGCAGGGATTCTCTTTGTAATATTGATTTATGGTATTATCGGCTTCCTTGATGATTTCCTTAAGATTTTCCATCAAATCAATGAGGGTCTTAAACCTTGGCAAAAGATGGCTTTGCAGATTGTTGCAGGTTTGCTTTTCTATTTCATCCATGTACTCCCTAGTGGGACAAATAGCCTAGCTATTGGAGGATTGACAATTCAGCTTGGTGTCTTCTATGTTCTCTTTGTCCTTTTCTGGATCGTTGGTTTCTCAAATGCGGTCAACTTGACAGATGGTATTGATGGTTTAGCTTCTGTCTCTGTGGTTATCAGCTTGATTGCCTATGGAATCATCGCTTTTGTCAAGGGTGAGTTAGCTATCTTGACTATCATTATCACTATGATTGGTGCCCTTCTTGGCTTCTTTGTCTTTAACCACAAGCCAGCCAAGGTCTTTATGGGGGATGTCGGTTCCTTGTCACTTGGTGCCATGCTTGCCGTTATTTCCATCGCTCTACGCGTGGAGTGGACACTACTCTTGATTGGTGTAGTCTATGTTTTAGAGACAGCTTCTGTTATGCTGCAGGTCAGCTACTTCAAATATACTAAGCGTAAGTATGGTGAAGGTCGTCGTATTTTCCGTATGACACCATTTCACCATCATCTCGAGTTGGGTGGTATCTCGGGTAAGGGTGAGAAATGGTCAGAATGGAAGGTTGATGCTTTCCTTTGGACTATTGGAGCTCTTGCAAGTTCCATTACCCTTTGGATGGTTCTTGGAAACGTTATGAAATAA
- a CDS encoding ABC transporter permease — MNWNHVWELFKINLLYANPQAVTNLQKRQEKKKKVNFSIVNAMLRQQLLILIIFTVVYSYLFVGVDYKANPGVLTLYLLTFSVMGLLQTFTALYSTFYDSKDSKAYLPLPLKPSEVFLAKTLSGSMVGMTFMVPILSLLILAYWQFIGPLGIVVGLLSFIVSLFINLVFSVILSNSIGTLIVRSSRQKLYSTILMTLSTLLIMFPIMMVGFLNGYIKGAGHIDFPLLPYLRGYYDVVAAPLSPEALLNFYLPLILVLILGFWFYKVRMPRYFHEAIYNKKARKTQVKVVTRSQRQVLVRHHLSTLGNSTLIINTYVVPVLYMIMLGGGAFFLKDLGPDYFGLMLLVGIAFGFFSAQPTSFLGVATSLEGTNFDFIRSLPINTGDYLRQKFWIFYGLQVGVSLLLGGLGLIFLAHLHPILVASFALGFLVTTYLVGGYFFERDLKLLEVNWQEVTQLFNRGGGQWLYMGIFILTIFIAALLGGLVFFASKFWIALVVNVIATGLLVLIALIIYLFVDRRRWKRIRTMFFT; from the coding sequence ATGAACTGGAACCATGTTTGGGAGCTTTTTAAAATTAATCTCCTCTATGCAAATCCTCAAGCGGTAACTAACCTACAGAAACGTCAGGAGAAAAAGAAAAAGGTTAATTTCTCCATCGTTAATGCCATGCTTAGACAACAACTCTTGATTTTAATTATTTTTACGGTTGTATATAGCTATCTTTTTGTAGGTGTCGATTATAAGGCCAATCCTGGAGTCTTAACCCTATATCTCTTGACATTCTCAGTCATGGGGCTTCTTCAGACCTTTACGGCTCTTTATAGTACCTTTTACGATAGTAAGGATAGCAAGGCTTATCTGCCTCTTCCCTTAAAGCCATCAGAAGTCTTTTTGGCCAAGACCTTGTCAGGTTCTATGGTTGGGATGACCTTCATGGTGCCTATCCTTAGTCTTCTCATTCTAGCTTACTGGCAATTTATTGGCCCACTGGGGATAGTCGTGGGGCTGCTATCCTTTATCGTTTCTCTCTTTATCAATCTCGTTTTTTCAGTGATTCTGTCTAATAGTATTGGAACGCTGATTGTTCGCAGTTCTCGTCAAAAGCTCTATTCGACTATTTTGATGACCCTGTCAACCCTATTGATTATGTTCCCTATCATGATGGTTGGTTTTCTTAATGGTTATATTAAGGGTGCTGGACATATTGATTTTCCTTTGTTGCCTTATCTAAGAGGTTACTATGATGTGGTAGCTGCTCCTCTATCTCCGGAGGCCTTACTAAATTTTTATCTTCCTCTTATCTTAGTGCTTATCTTGGGCTTTTGGTTTTATAAAGTCAGAATGCCTCGTTATTTCCACGAAGCCATTTATAACAAAAAGGCTAGAAAGACTCAGGTAAAAGTTGTTACTCGAAGTCAAAGACAGGTCTTGGTTCGCCATCATTTATCTACTTTGGGAAACTCAACCCTCATTATCAATACCTATGTGGTACCAGTATTATATATGATCATGCTGGGTGGAGGTGCGTTCTTTTTGAAAGATTTAGGTCCAGACTATTTCGGGCTCATGCTTTTAGTCGGAATTGCCTTTGGTTTCTTTTCAGCGCAACCAACAAGTTTTCTTGGGGTGGCAACTTCCTTAGAGGGAACAAACTTTGACTTTATCCGTAGCCTGCCAATCAATACGGGCGACTATCTTCGTCAAAAGTTTTGGATTTTCTATGGCTTGCAAGTCGGTGTATCCCTCTTACTAGGAGGACTTGGTTTAATATTCCTTGCACATCTCCATCCTATTTTGGTGGCAAGTTTCGCTCTTGGTTTTCTCGTAACAACCTATCTTGTAGGTGGCTATTTCTTTGAACGTGACCTTAAATTGTTAGAAGTGAATTGGCAAGAAGTCACCCAGCTCTTCAATCGGGGCGGCGGACAGTGGCTTTATATGGGGATTTTTATCCTTACCATTTTTATTGCAGCTTTGCTGGGTGGTCTTGTCTTCTTTGCAAGTAAGTTCTGGATTGCCCTAGTTGTTAATGTTATAGCAACTGGACTTCTAGTTTTAATTGCTCTAATCATTTATCTTTTTGTTGATCGTAGACGTTGGAAACGCATTAGAACTATGTTTTTTACCTAG
- the ftsL gene encoding cell division protein FtsL, translating into MENKERQIVNRAIRNHIRFMTRMEKAFYSAIVLTAIVMSISVVYLQGRNQAIKNQITDLNRKISDEKTELNNAKQAVNELTNSDRIKEIATKAGLSINNDSIKSVK; encoded by the coding sequence ATGGAAAATAAGGAACGTCAGATTGTTAATAGGGCTATTAGAAACCATATTCGTTTTATGACACGTATGGAAAAGGCCTTCTATTCGGCAATTGTTTTGACAGCTATTGTAATGAGTATCTCAGTCGTCTATTTGCAAGGACGTAATCAAGCCATCAAGAATCAAATCACAGACCTTAATCGCAAGATTAGTGACGAAAAGACAGAGCTTAACAATGCTAAGCAGGCAGTAAATGAGTTAACTAACTCTGATCGTATCAAAGAGATTGCCACTAAGGCAGGCCTGTCTATTAATAACGATAGTATTAAGAGTGTGAAATAG
- the rsmH gene encoding 16S rRNA (cytosine(1402)-N(4))-methyltransferase RsmH produces the protein MTNEFHHVTVLLHETVDMLDIKPDGIYVDATLGGAGHSSYLLSQLSEKGHLYCFDQDQKAIDNAQVRLKDYIDKGMVTFIKDNFRNLKSNLEALGVSEIDGILYDLGVSSPQLDERERGFSYKQDAKLDMRMNEEASLTAYDVVNTYPYNDLVRIFFKYGEDKFSKQIARKIEQVRQVKPIETTTELAEIIKSAKPAKELKKKGHPAKQIFQAIRIEVNDELGAADESIQEALDLLAVDGRISVITFHSLEDRLTKQLFKEASTVDVPKGLPFIPEDLQPKVALVNRKPILPSQEELEANNRSHSAKLRVAKKIRK, from the coding sequence ATGACTAATGAATTTCACCATGTAACTGTTCTTTTGCACGAAACTGTTGATATGCTTGATATCAAGCCTGATGGCATCTATGTAGATGCGACTTTGGGTGGCGCAGGACATTCGTCTTATCTTTTGTCACAATTGTCTGAAAAGGGACATTTGTATTGCTTTGATCAAGACCAGAAGGCTATTGATAATGCTCAAGTGCGTCTCAAGGACTATATTGATAAGGGCATGGTGACCTTCATTAAAGATAATTTCCGTAATCTCAAGTCCAACCTTGAAGCTTTGGGTGTGTCTGAAATCGATGGTATTCTCTATGACTTAGGCGTGTCTAGCCCGCAGTTGGATGAGCGTGAGCGTGGTTTCTCCTACAAACAGGATGCCAAGCTGGATATGCGCATGAATGAGGAGGCAAGTCTGACCGCATATGATGTGGTCAATACCTATCCTTACAATGATTTAGTACGTATTTTCTTCAAATACGGTGAGGACAAGTTCTCTAAACAAATTGCACGTAAGATTGAGCAAGTACGTCAGGTAAAACCTATCGAGACGACGACGGAACTGGCAGAAATTATTAAATCAGCTAAGCCTGCTAAGGAATTAAAGAAGAAGGGCCATCCAGCCAAACAAATTTTCCAAGCCATCCGAATCGAGGTCAACGATGAGCTTGGTGCTGCGGATGAGTCTATTCAGGAGGCTTTGGATCTCCTAGCTGTGGATGGTCGTATTTCGGTGATTACCTTCCATTCTTTGGAGGACCGGTTGACTAAGCAGCTTTTTAAGGAAGCTAGCACGGTAGATGTGCCTAAAGGCTTGCCCTTTATTCCCGAAGACTTACAACCTAAGGTAGCTCTGGTTAATCGCAAGCCTATCCTACCTAGTCAGGAAGAATTAGAAGCCAATAACCGCTCGCACTCTGCTAAGTTGCGTGTGGCTAAAAAAATCAGGAAGTAA
- the pbp2X gene encoding penicillin-binding protein PBP2X, which produces MNRLKKLKHLFLNYVVRDRRKPAQNRQHVGQNLMVLSIFIFFVFIINFVVIIGTDSKFGVDLSTQAAKSYKTKTTVAAKRGTIYDRNGNVLAEDSTSYSIYAIVSTSYVSPTREKLYVQESQFDKVADILKDKLGIKKSYTLAQLRTKGAYQVSFGLKGKGITYSVKEDLEKTFKDAGIKGMAFEATTSRMYPNGIFASEFLGRAEPIENKKDGSYSLIGQTGLERSLNSLLTGTDGEAIYEKDKDGNTLLGTETITKEAIDGKNIYTTLSAPLQTFLETQMDTFMEQTKGVNASATVVNAKTGEILATTQRPTYNSDTLEGQAKKGYDWVNRLYEAQYEPGSTMKVMLLSAAINNGSFNPNATYSNANGIKVGDVEINDWSINEGISTGRTMSFAQGFSYSSNVGMTMLEQAMGDKVWSNYLSLYKFGIPTRFGMVGESSGIVSRNSVNIAQSSFGQGISVTQVQMLRAFTAISNNGIMLEPQFIKQVADTNKGTVRTAKKEVIGKPVSKQAASETRNYMISVGTDPEFGTLYNKSEGSPIIQVGNNDVAVKSGTAQVPDEKTGTYKVGTNETLNSVVAMVPSEDPEYIMYVTVQEPKTWNNNFFATVVNPVLEEAMSMGATLDTSVSEGSGKTEETSYQTGDIIGKTPGETANTLRQNLVHPIVLGVGNKIEKVSVDAKEDIKANEQILIMTNEFTELPDMYGWTKKNVETFAKWKGIKITYKGGKSGTVTKQSVAAGEALSKTKKITITLGD; this is translated from the coding sequence ATGAACAGACTTAAAAAACTTAAACATTTATTTCTAAACTATGTCGTAAGGGATAGGAGAAAGCCAGCTCAAAACCGACAGCATGTTGGTCAGAACCTGATGGTTCTCAGTATTTTTATCTTTTTTGTTTTTATTATCAACTTTGTGGTAATTATTGGAACCGATAGTAAGTTTGGTGTTGATTTGTCAACACAGGCTGCTAAGTCTTATAAAACGAAAACCACAGTGGCGGCCAAGCGTGGGACGATTTATGACCGAAATGGGAATGTTTTGGCTGAGGATTCAACCAGTTATTCCATTTATGCTATTGTATCAACCAGCTATGTGTCACCAACTCGGGAAAAACTCTATGTACAAGAGAGTCAGTTTGATAAGGTTGCCGATATTTTGAAAGACAAGCTAGGAATTAAAAAGAGTTATACTTTGGCTCAATTGCGTACCAAGGGTGCCTATCAAGTATCCTTTGGACTAAAAGGAAAAGGAATCACCTACTCTGTCAAAGAGGACCTTGAAAAGACTTTTAAGGATGCAGGTATTAAGGGGATGGCATTTGAGGCAACAACATCACGTATGTACCCTAATGGCATCTTTGCATCAGAGTTTCTTGGTCGTGCTGAACCTATTGAAAATAAAAAAGATGGTTCTTATTCTTTGATTGGTCAAACGGGTTTGGAGCGTTCGCTTAATAGCTTGTTGACTGGGACAGATGGGGAAGCTATCTATGAGAAGGATAAAGACGGTAATACGCTTCTGGGTACGGAAACGATTACCAAAGAAGCAATCGATGGTAAGAATATCTATACGACTTTGTCGGCCCCCCTTCAGACCTTCCTTGAAACGCAAATGGATACCTTTATGGAGCAGACCAAAGGCGTAAATGCTTCAGCAACAGTTGTCAATGCGAAAACAGGTGAAATCCTTGCAACGACACAACGTCCAACCTATAACTCGGATACGCTAGAAGGACAGGCTAAAAAGGGTTACGACTGGGTCAACCGCCTTTATGAAGCTCAGTATGAGCCAGGGTCAACCATGAAAGTGATGCTCTTGTCAGCAGCTATCAATAATGGAAGTTTCAACCCGAATGCAACCTACAGTAACGCTAATGGTATTAAGGTTGGTGATGTTGAAATCAATGACTGGTCAATCAATGAAGGTATCTCAACAGGTCGAACGATGTCATTTGCACAAGGTTTTTCATATTCAAGTAACGTTGGTATGACCATGCTGGAACAAGCCATGGGAGACAAAGTCTGGTCTAACTACCTATCGCTATACAAATTTGGAATTCCAACCCGCTTTGGGATGGTTGGCGAGTCTTCAGGGATTGTCTCTCGAAACTCAGTTAATATTGCCCAATCATCTTTTGGACAAGGGATTTCAGTAACTCAAGTCCAAATGCTTCGAGCCTTTACCGCAATCTCTAACAATGGTATTATGTTAGAGCCTCAATTTATAAAACAAGTTGCTGATACTAATAAAGGTACTGTTCGTACAGCCAAGAAAGAAGTTATTGGCAAACCTGTCTCTAAGCAGGCTGCTTCTGAAACCCGTAATTATATGATTTCTGTTGGTACAGATCCAGAGTTTGGTACCCTGTACAACAAGTCTGAAGGTTCACCAATCATTCAGGTTGGTAACAATGATGTTGCGGTTAAGTCAGGAACAGCCCAAGTGCCCGATGAAAAGACAGGAACCTATAAAGTTGGGACAAACGAGACTCTCAACTCAGTTGTAGCCATGGTTCCTTCTGAGGATCCAGAATACATCATGTATGTGACCGTTCAAGAGCCTAAGACCTGGAATAATAATTTCTTTGCGACTGTGGTGAACCCTGTTTTAGAAGAAGCCATGTCTATGGGTGCTACTTTGGATACTTCTGTTTCTGAGGGGAGTGGAAAGACTGAAGAGACTAGCTACCAAACTGGTGATATCATTGGTAAGACACCAGGAGAGACAGCTAATACTCTTCGCCAAAACCTAGTTCATCCGATTGTTCTGGGTGTTGGCAATAAGATTGAAAAGGTTTCTGTAGATGCAAAAGAAGATATTAAAGCTAATGAGCAGATCCTAATCATGACTAATGAGTTCACAGAACTTCCAGACATGTATGGTTGGACCAAGAAGAATGTTGAAACATTTGCCAAATGGAAAGGCATTAAAATTACTTATAAAGGTGGCAAGTCAGGGACTGTTACCAAACAAAGTGTTGCGGCAGGAGAAGCCCTGTCTAAAACCAAAAAGATTACCATTACTTTAGGAGACTAA
- a CDS encoding DEAD/DEAH box helicase, which produces MSFKDFNFKDYIQEALDEIKFKEPTPVQQKLIPVVRSGRDLVGESKTGSGKTHTFLLPIFEKLNPESRDVQVVITAPSRELATQIYQSTKQIAKHSDTEIRVVNYVGGTDKQRQIEKLKVAQPHIVIGTPGRIYDLFKSGDLAIHKAHTFVVDEADMTMDMGFLATVDKIAASFPKEVQILVFSATIPQKLQPFLKKYLTNPVMEQIKTSTVIADTIDNWLVSTKGRNKNGQILEMLKGMQPYLAMIFVNTKERADDLHSYLVSNGLKVAKIHGGIPPRERKRIMNQVKKLEFEYIVATDLAARGIDIEGVSHVINDAIPQDLSFFVHRVGRTGRNGLSGTAITLYQPSDDSDIRELEKMGITFEPKVFKDGEFQDTYDRDRRANREKAYQKLDTEMIGLVKKKKKKIKPGYKKKIQWKVDEKRKRERRAANRAKGRAERKAKKQSL; this is translated from the coding sequence ATGTCATTTAAAGATTTTAATTTTAAAGACTATATTCAAGAGGCTCTCGACGAGATTAAATTTAAGGAGCCAACACCTGTTCAGCAAAAATTGATTCCAGTAGTCCGTTCTGGCCGTGATTTAGTGGGTGAATCAAAGACTGGTTCAGGGAAGACACATACCTTCCTATTGCCAATTTTTGAGAAGCTTAATCCAGAGAGCAGGGATGTTCAAGTTGTTATCACAGCTCCATCGCGTGAATTGGCGACACAGATATATCAGTCGACAAAACAGATTGCCAAACACTCTGATACAGAAATTCGTGTTGTTAATTACGTCGGTGGTACGGATAAACAACGTCAGATCGAGAAACTTAAGGTAGCCCAACCGCATATCGTTATCGGGACACCAGGGCGTATTTATGACCTGTTTAAGTCTGGTGACTTGGCTATCCACAAGGCACATACTTTTGTCGTTGACGAGGCCGACATGACCATGGATATGGGATTCTTGGCTACTGTGGATAAGATTGCGGCAAGTTTTCCTAAGGAAGTTCAAATTTTGGTCTTCTCAGCAACCATTCCTCAAAAATTACAACCATTCTTGAAGAAATATTTGACCAATCCTGTCATGGAACAAATCAAGACTTCAACGGTGATTGCGGATACCATTGATAACTGGTTAGTATCTACCAAGGGGCGCAACAAGAATGGACAAATTCTTGAGATGCTTAAGGGGATGCAGCCATACTTGGCAATGATTTTCGTTAATACCAAGGAACGTGCGGATGATTTACACAGTTATTTGGTATCAAACGGTCTTAAAGTAGCGAAAATTCATGGCGGTATTCCACCACGTGAACGTAAGCGTATCATGAATCAAGTTAAGAAGCTTGAATTTGAGTATATTGTAGCGACTGACCTTGCAGCGCGTGGAATTGATATTGAAGGGGTTAGCCATGTTATCAATGACGCTATTCCTCAAGATTTGTCATTCTTTGTTCACCGTGTAGGACGTACTGGACGTAACGGCTTGTCAGGAACAGCAATCACCCTTTATCAACCAAGTGACGACTCAGATATTCGTGAGCTTGAAAAGATGGGGATCACCTTTGAACCTAAGGTCTTTAAAGATGGTGAGTTCCAAGATACCTATGACCGCGACCGTCGTGCCAACCGAGAAAAAGCCTATCAAAAACTTGACACGGAAATGATTGGTTTGGTTAAGAAGAAAAAGAAAAAAATCAAGCCTGGTTACAAGAAGAAAATTCAGTGGAAGGTTGACGAAAAACGCAAACGTGAACGTCGTGCAGCCAATCGTGCTAAGGGACGTGCTGAACGTAAAGCTAAGAAGCAAAGCCTCTAA
- a CDS encoding ABC transporter ATP-binding protein — MIRFEHVTKRYEDKDALSDLNLEIRDGEIFGLIGHNGAGKTTTISILTSIIEASYGEVYVDDMALSQHRDAIKKKIAYVPDSPDLFLNLTANDYWYFLTRIYDLEASQVEERLTNLMATFDLTESRYNLISSFSHGMRQKVVVIGALLVNPQIWVLDEPLTGLDPQASYDLKEAMRNHAKEGNSVLFSTHVLSVAEQLCDRIAILKKGKLIFQGSLAELKSQYPDKDLETIYLEMAGRKIEEV; from the coding sequence ATGATTCGTTTTGAACACGTAACGAAACGTTATGAAGATAAGGATGCTCTCTCAGATCTTAACCTCGAGATTCGAGATGGGGAGATTTTTGGTCTGATTGGTCACAATGGGGCTGGTAAGACCACGACTATTTCCATTTTGACGTCTATCATTGAAGCTAGCTACGGTGAAGTTTACGTCGATGATATGGCCCTCAGCCAACATCGTGATGCTATCAAGAAAAAAATCGCTTATGTGCCAGATTCACCAGACTTATTCTTAAATTTAACTGCTAATGACTATTGGTACTTTTTGACACGTATCTATGATTTGGAAGCTAGTCAGGTTGAGGAACGTTTGACTAATCTTATGGCTACCTTTGACTTGACGGAAAGTCGCTATAACCTCATTTCTTCCTTCTCTCACGGTATGCGTCAGAAGGTTGTCGTTATCGGTGCTCTACTGGTTAATCCGCAGATTTGGGTTTTGGATGAGCCTTTGACTGGTCTGGATCCACAGGCATCTTATGATTTGAAAGAAGCCATGCGTAACCATGCTAAGGAGGGTAATAGTGTGCTCTTTTCAACCCACGTTCTAAGTGTAGCTGAGCAGCTCTGTGATCGTATTGCTATTTTGAAGAAAGGAAAACTCATCTTCCAAGGGTCTCTAGCTGAGCTTAAGTCTCAGTACCCTGACAAGGATTTGGAAACCATTTATCTGGAAATGGCTGGACGTAAGATCGAGGAGGTGTAG
- a CDS encoding DUF805 domain-containing protein encodes MGYVDFTGRSSCSDYWFAYLVNVLITWCPYIVVAVVGIISSSIGSSALAIISLILGLIMWVYTIGEFLPGLAVIVGSLHDTGYTWPYIFTIFIPFVGWIILLVLLCKPTKVESPFNNS; translated from the coding sequence ATGGGCTATGTCGATTTCACGGGACGTTCAAGCTGCTCAGATTATTGGTTTGCCTATTTGGTCAATGTTCTGATTACATGGTGCCCATATATAGTGGTAGCAGTTGTTGGAATAATTTCTTCTTCAATTGGTTCAAGTGCTCTGGCAATCATTTCACTCATCCTTGGACTTATCATGTGGGTCTATACAATTGGTGAGTTCTTACCAGGTCTTGCTGTAATAGTTGGTAGTTTGCATGATACTGGATATACATGGCCTTATATTTTTACTATTTTTATTCCGTTTGTAGGTTGGATTATTTTACTTGTTTTGTTATGTAAGCCAACTAAAGTTGAGTCCCCATTTAACAACTCTTAG
- the proB gene encoding glutamate 5-kinase → MKRNFDSVKRLVIKIGTSSLVLPSGKINLEKIDQLAFVISSLHNKGIEVVLVSSGAMGFGLNVLDLEKRPAEVGKQQAVSSVGQVAMMSLYSQVFSHYQTKVSQLLLTRDVVEYPESLANAINAFESLFELGVVPIVNENDAVSVDEMDHATKFGDNDRLSAIVAKVVGADLLIMLSDIDGLFDKNPNVYEDATLRSYVPEITEEILASAGGAGSKFGTGGMMSKIKSAQMVFENQSQMVLMNGENPRDILRVLEGAKIGTLFKQED, encoded by the coding sequence ATGAAACGAAATTTTGACTCAGTAAAACGCCTAGTTATCAAAATCGGGACCAGCTCCTTGGTTTTGCCATCAGGGAAAATTAATCTTGAAAAAATCGATCAGCTAGCTTTTGTGATTTCTAGCTTACACAATAAAGGGATTGAGGTTGTCCTCGTATCCTCTGGTGCTATGGGATTTGGTCTTAATGTTCTAGATCTTGAGAAGCGTCCAGCAGAGGTAGGTAAGCAACAGGCTGTCTCAAGTGTAGGGCAGGTGGCCATGATGAGCCTTTATTCTCAAGTCTTTTCACATTACCAAACCAAGGTATCTCAGCTTCTTTTGACCCGTGATGTGGTCGAGTACCCCGAGAGTTTGGCCAATGCCATCAATGCCTTCGAAAGCCTCTTTGAGCTTGGAGTAGTTCCAATTGTTAATGAAAATGATGCTGTCAGTGTAGATGAAATGGATCATGCAACTAAGTTTGGGGACAATGACCGCTTGTCAGCTATCGTAGCTAAGGTTGTTGGTGCGGACTTACTTATCATGTTGTCAGATATTGATGGGCTCTTTGATAAGAACCCAAATGTCTATGAGGATGCAACCCTTCGTAGCTATGTACCAGAGATTACCGAGGAAATTCTAGCCTCAGCTGGTGGTGCTGGTAGTAAATTTGGTACGGGTGGTATGATGAGTAAAATTAAGTCAGCTCAGATGGTTTTTGAAAATCAAAGCCAAATGGTTTTAATGAATGGTGAAAATCCACGTGACATTCTTCGTGTCCTAGAAGGAGCCAAAATCGGTACACTTTTTAAACAGGAGGACTAA